One genomic window of Motacilla alba alba isolate MOTALB_02 chromosome 1, Motacilla_alba_V1.0_pri, whole genome shotgun sequence includes the following:
- the TPT1 gene encoding translationally-controlled tumor protein — protein sequence MIIYRDCISQDEMFSDIYKIREVADGLCLEVEGKMVTRTEGQIDDSLIGGNASAEGPEGDGTEATVITGVDIVINHHLQETSFTKESYKKYIKDYMKAIKARLEEHKPERVKPFMTGAAEQIKHILANFKNYQFFVGENMNPDGMVALLDFREDGVTPYMIFFKDGLEIEKC from the exons atgaTCATCTACCGGGACTGCATCAGCC AGGATGAGATGTTCTCGGACATCTACAAGATCCGGGAGGTGGCGGACGGCCTGTGCCTGGAAGTGGAGGGGAAG ATGGTCACCAGGACAGAGGGTCAAATTGATGACTCTCTAATTGGTGGCAATGCCTCTGCTGAAGGTCCTGAGGGAGATGGAACAGAAGCCACGGTCATAACTGGTGTTGACATAGTAATTAACCACCACCTTCAGGAGACCAGCTTCACAAAAGAATCCTACAAGAAGTACATCAAGGATTACATGAAAGC aaTCAAAGCCAGACTTGAGGAACACAAGCCAGAGAGAGTAAAGCCTTTCATGACTGGGGCTGCAGAACAAATCAAACACATCCTTGCCAACTTCAAAAACTACCAG TTCTTTGTAGGGGAGAACATGAATCCCGATGGAATGGTGGCTCTCCTGGATTTCCGTGAGGACGGTGTGACCCCATATATGATTTTCTTTAAGGACGGCTTAGAAATCGAGAAATGT TAA